The genomic segment GGCCGCGGATGCCAGCCTGTCGGCGGGGGTGGGGACACCGACCCTGGACGGGTTCGGGATTGTCGGTGGCAATATTCATACGCCAGAGGAATATGCCGAGGTCGCGAGCGTGACGCCGCGGATTTATCTGCTGTCGCGGATGATCATGGAATTGGCCAAACGCTGACACTGCTACAGATGATCGTCCCGCGCAGGCGCGTGGGAACGATCAATCATCTGACCCAGGGGAGCGAAGACTTCAAGTCAGTCGTGCGCAACGGTCACTCTTTGACGCTCATGAATTCCTTCGCCCAACGAATGTATTCCTCAGGCTGCGTATAAGTGTGCGTCAGCTCGGTGGCATTCAAATCCGAGGCCTGGGTGAAGATCTGGCGTTGTTCGCGCAGGCTGTCGTAGGTGGCCTTGATTGCCGCAAAGTAGGCGCCGTGACCATCGATGGTGACGCGCACGCCCAGTTCCGCCAGACGCTTGTCGTCGCGCAACGCCGGGTTGCCGTAGGTGACCAGCATCAGCGGCACGCTCAGGTGCTCGGCAATTTGCTCCAGTTGATCGAAGTCTTGCACGCCGACCATGCAGATCCCGTCTGCCCCGGCGGCTTGATAGTGCTTGGTGCGGCTGATGATTTCCTGGATTGGCAGGATGCCGGCATTGGTGCGGGCGATGATCGCCATGTCCTTGTCGACCCGGGCTTCCAGCGCCGCGCGGATCTTGCCGACGCCTTCGGCGACGGTGATCAGGTCAGTGGATTTGCGGCCGAACTGGGCCGGCAGCAGGGTGTCTTCGATGGTCAGCGCGGCGACGCCGGCGCGTTCGAGTTCGACGATGGTGCGCATCACGTTGAGTGCGTTGCCGTAGCCGTGGTCGGCATCGGCGATAACCGGCAACTGGGCGACACGGCCGATGCGGGTGGCTTGCTCGGCGAACTCGCTGAGGGTGATCAAGGCAAAGTCCGGGGCGCCCAGCACCTGCAAGGACGCCACCGAGCCACCGAGGATGCCCACTTCAAAACCCAGGTCAGCGGCGA from the Pseudomonas sp. N3-W genome contains:
- a CDS encoding oxaloacetate decarboxylase — encoded protein: MSRLSHQDLRRNFRQLLASRTCYHTASVFDPMSARIAADLGFEVGILGGSVASLQVLGAPDFALITLSEFAEQATRIGRVAQLPVIADADHGYGNALNVMRTIVELERAGVAALTIEDTLLPAQFGRKSTDLITVAEGVGKIRAALEARVDKDMAIIARTNAGILPIQEIISRTKHYQAAGADGICMVGVQDFDQLEQIAEHLSVPLMLVTYGNPALRDDKRLAELGVRVTIDGHGAYFAAIKATYDSLREQRQIFTQASDLNATELTHTYTQPEEYIRWAKEFMSVKE